Proteins from one Scylla paramamosain isolate STU-SP2022 chromosome 3, ASM3559412v1, whole genome shotgun sequence genomic window:
- the LOC135116382 gene encoding uncharacterized protein LOC135116382, whose protein sequence is MSRKENQTIADFIEIYKDEPCLWKIKSEDYHDRTKKDAAYAKLCVKLQEIEPGATKKSVVAKINSLRSAFRKERKKVQDSKKSGSSTDSIYRTNLWYYGLMDFLHDQEVPRKSTSNLDIETNQDSHEHSHLAEEEGLNEGRDNNESKNGTVEQVTDMSEVQGKYATGSRPGASKRKMQNYDLTAEVLTTMRDHFKKPNKEVPDRYELFGKTVACRLRGMNKHLALITEKKINDILFDAEIGQVHSPSGSYPSSTPSPYNNACTAPSPSPTFERSALTNLQHGAPGYSIAHSEDSVATFFSQYNPNM, encoded by the exons ATGTCTAGAAAGGAGAATCAAACCATTGCAGACTTTATAGAAATTTATAAAGATGAACCTTGTCTGTGGAAGATTAAATCTGAAGATTATCACGATCGAACTAAGAAAGATGCAGCATATGCCAAATTATGTGTTAAATTGCAAGAAATTGAGCCTGGTGCTACAAAGAAATCAGTGGTTGCAAAAATCAATAGTCTCAGATCCGCCttcagaaaagagagaaaaaaagtacaagattCAAAGAAGTCAGGATCATCTACCGACAGTATTTATAGAACAAATCTTTGGTATTATGGTCTCATGGATTTTCTTCATGATCAAGAAGTTCCAAGAAAATCAACATCGAACTTGGACATTGAAACTAATCAG GATTCTCATGAGCATTCTCATTTGGCGGAAGAGGAAGGtttgaatgaagggagagacaaTAATGAATCAAAAAATGGTACTGTGGAGCAAGTGACAGACATGTCAGAAGTACAAGGAAAGTATGCTACCGGTTCACGCCCTGGTGCCAGTAAGAGGAAGATGCAAAATTATGATCTGACGGCAGAAGTTCTAACAACGATGCGAGACCATTTCAAGAAACCAAACAAAGAAGTACCTGATCGTTATGAATTGTTTGGAAAAACAGTAGCCTGTAGGTTGCGAGGGATGAACAAACATTTGGCATTAAttactgaaaagaaaataaatgacataCTATTTGATGCAGAAATTGGTCAAGTTCATTCACCATCAGGCAGTTATCCATCATCTACTCCAAGTCCATATAATAACGCGTGTACTGCACCATCTCCATCTCCAACATTTGAGCGAAGCGCTTTGACGAATCTTCAACATGGAGCACCTGGTTATTCTATCGCGCATTCGGAGGATTCGGTGGCAACCTTCTTCTCTCAATATAATCCTAATATGTGA